One Bythopirellula goksoeyrii genomic window, CCCGAAATCGAGTTATCGCAGTTTCGACAACTTGAAGGACACTGCATTCATCCATCACTCCTTTAAATTCTGAGACGTGATTCCTGCTCGGCTGATAATGGGCCAATTCAATCAGCTTAGCTTCATCGATTACTGTAATGCCAGGTACGAATTCTGCAGAACACTTGACAGAATAAGTCTCGGAATTCCCACTATCGATGTCATCGATCCCTTCAAAACAGATGACATACTCTTCATTCACCCGCAACTCAACCATGTGCCGGAGTCCGCAAACGGTTGAACTTTCCCAAGTAGTGGTCGGGTGAGAGATGCGAACCTGAAAACGCGTACCCTTCGAACACTTGCCAAGCCAAAAAAACTTTTGCATCTCGATGTATCGATTCACATCGTCATGTTCCGCAGTAGACAATTCAAAATCGGAAGTGGCCTCAAACTCTAGTCCTATTGTGCCCGGAAGTCCAAAGTTCCGTTTAAGTTCTTGGTCTTTGTAACTCGCTTCGGGAACACTCGGGTCCGAAAGGTGAATGGCCGCATTTGTAAATTCGAGATCATCAAAATTATTGTCTTCAAACGACAAGGAAAAGGGGAAATCAGGACGATCCAACGATCTATTGAGTATATTGATCGCCTTCAGCCAAGTAGATTTTCCCGAGCCGTTGGTACCACAGAGAATCGTCAACGGCTTTATGTCGAGACGAGAACCATGAAGATACGACCCGATTCCGCAGAGGGTGATTGCGCGAAGTGCTAGGTTAGCGTCCATATTCTCTTATTCCAGAGGAGTCTTGCCAGTTGGTGATTGTACCGGCGCCTATAGAGAACTGCAAAGAAAAAACCCCGCGCGGAACGAATCCCGGCGGGGTCTTGTTTCGCTAAGCCGACAAGCGGCTTAAGGAAATAAAAATTGGCGATACCTACTTTCGCGGGTACACCCACTATCATCGGCCCGGGGTGCTTAACTACTGTGTTCGGAATGGGAACAGGTGTGACCACCACGGTATGGTCGCCAAAAAAGTACGTGGCACTGGTAAGCACCACGCACTTATTGACTTTTTGGTGAATATTGCAAGAGCGGACTGAATGCGGAGTTTGGAATGCGGATTGTGGAATGTCTTGCGACAACACACAAACTCGCGATTCGAAACTCACAACTCCTTCGCTCGATTGATTTGTTCAAGCGAGTTGCTTGAACGAGAACCACAAGAGCGTTTGATAAATGTGGCCAAGCGTTCGTCCATTAGTACCGGTTAGCTGAATACATTACTGCACTTACACATCCGGCCTATCAACCTGATCGTCTTTCAGGGGACTCTCGGCTATTAGCCCACGAAACCTGATCTTGGAGCGGGCTTCACGCTTATATGCTTTCAGCGTTTATCCGTTCCGACCTTAGCTACCCTGCCGTGCCGCTAGCGCGACAACAGGAACACCAGAGGGTCGTCCTTCTAAATCCTCTCGTACTAAAGAAGAACCTCCTCAAGTTTCGTACGCCCACAGTAGATAGGGACCGACCTGTCTCTCGACGGTCTGAACCCAGCTCACGTACCACTTTCATTGGCGAACAGCCAAACCCTTGGGAGCTTCTCCACCCCCAGGATGTGATGAGCCGACATCGAGGTGCCAAACCGCTCCGCCGCTATGGACGCTCGGGAGCGATAAGCCTGTTATCCCCGGAGTACCTTTTATCTGTTGAGCGATGGCCCTTCCATACGGGACCACCGGATCACTAAGCCCTACTTTCGTACCTGCTCGACTGATAAGTCTCGCAGTTTAGCACACTTCTACCTTTACGCTCGATGCCTGATTGCCAACCAGGCTGAGTGTACCAATTGGGCTCCTCCGTTACTCTTTGGGAGGAGACCGCCCCAGTCAAACTGCCCAACTGACACTGTCCGTTGCCCGGTTTCACGGGAATCAACGTTAGAACTAAAGCATGCAAAGGGTGGTATTTCACCAATGACTCCCCCCGATCTGGCGATCGGGGTTCAAAGTCTCCCACCTATCCTACACAGTACATACCACAGCCCAATATCAGCCTACAGTAAAGGTTCACGGGGTCTTTCCGTCTAGCTGCGGGGACGTGGCATCTTCACCACGACTACAATTTCACCGGGTCACTAGTTGAGACAGTATTCCTCTCGTTACGCCTTTCATGCACGTCGGAACTTACCCGACAAGGAACTTCGCTACCTTAGGACCGTCATAGTTACGGCCGCCGTTTATTGGGGCTTCGGTCGTGAGCTTCACAATATAAATACTGCTAACCCTCTACCTTAACCTACCAACACCGGGCAGGCGTCAGTCTCTATACATCCACTTGCGTGTTAGCAGAGACCTGTGTTTTTGATAAACAGTCGGAGGAATCGATTTACTGTGGCCCCGAGCAGCTTGCACCACCCAGGGCACCCCTTATTGCGAACGTACGGGGTCATTTTGCAGAGTTCCTTAACTAGTGTTCTCCCGAGCGCCTTAGACTACTCATCTCGCCTACCTGTGTCAGTTTTAGTACGGTTATCGAAGCTTCAACCCTGAGAAGCTTTTCTTGGATATCCTGCCAATGACTTCGCGAACATAAATGCGCTCGGTCCCCCCGCTTGGTTTACGTAGACGGATTTACCTATCTACCACCTTGCGAGGATCCACGGACGTTTCTAGTCGTACCGCTCACTTTTCGGATACCGTCCCTCCATCGGTCCACTTCGATAGCGCAGGAATATTGACCTGCTGTCCATCGGCTACGCCTTTCGGCCTCGCCTTAGGAACCGGCTAACCCTGGGCGGAATTACCTTCCCCAGGAAACCTTAGGCTTTCGGCGGGCAGGATTCTCACCTGCCTTATCGTTACTCATTCCGGCATAAGCACCTGTAGACCCCGACACGGCTCCTTACGGTACCGCTTGTATCTGATCTACAGCGCTCTCCTACCAATCATTTCATCCGCAGAATCCATGATTCTACTGCTTCGGTGTAATACTTACTCCCGTTCATTATCGGCGCAGAATTGCTCGACCAGTAAGCTGTTACGCACTTTTTAAATGGTGGCTGCTTCTAAGCCAACATCCTGGCTGTCACTGCAATTCAACTTCCTTAGTGACTGAGTATTACTTCGGGACCTTAGCAGATAGTCTGGGTTGTTTCCCTCTCGACCGCGAAGCTTATCCCTCGCGGACTGACTCCTGATATAGTCGCAATGGTATTCGGAGTTTGGTTCAGCAGGGTACCCCGGGAAGGGCCCCAAACCAAATCAGTATCTCTACCCCCACTGCGTAGTGGATCAAGGCTAGCCCTAAAGCTATTTCGGAGAGAACGAGCTATCTCCAGGTTTGATTAGACTTTCACTCCTCCCCACAAGTCATCCCCTCGGTTTTCAACCCAAGTGGGTTCGGTCCTCCAAGCGGTTTAACCCGCCCTTCAACCTGCTCATGGGTAGTTCACCTGGCTTCGCGTCTACCGCCCGCGACAAAATTTCGCCCTATTCAGACTTGGTTTCCCTGAGGCTTCGGCCCGGAAGGCCTTAACCAAGCCGCAAACGGTAACTCGCCGGATCATTATGCAAAAGGCACGCCGTCACACATTGCGATAAATCGCCATAGTGCTCCGACCGCTTGTAAGCGTATGGTTTCAGGTTCACATTCCTCCCCTAAAAGGGGTTCTTCTCATCTTTCAGTCGCCATACTGAGTTCACTATCGGTCATCAGGGAGTATTTAGCCTTACGGGATGGTCCCCGTAGATTCAGTCGGAGTTTCACGTGATCCGACCTACTCAGGTACCTCTCGAGAGATCGCTCGCTTTCGTGTACGGGACTGTCACCCTCTGTGGTTCTTCTTTCCAAAAGATTCTACTAGTAAGCAATTTTGTGACTCTCATTTGAAAGGCCCTACAACCCCGCAAGGGAAACCCTCGCGGTTTGGGCTGTTTCGCGTTCGCTCGCCGCTACTGACGAAATCGATTTTTCTTTCTACTCCTGTGGGTACTTAGATGTTTCAGTTCCCCACGTTCGCCACGTGCAGCTATGAATTCACTACACGCCAATTCGGGAATCCCGGGATCAACATTTGTTTGTCAACTCCCCCGAGCTTTTCGCAGACTTCCACGCCCTTCATCGCCTCCTGATGCCAAGACATCCCCCATACGCCCTTAATAGCTTGGCCACATTTATCTAACGCTCTCGCTTTAAATAAATGGTGCTATTAAACCAGTTCACATCACCTTTGTGTGAAGTTCGCGTGCCAAAGCACGCTAGCCATACACAGACATAATGCGCCTGGTTGAGTAACGCTCGATTGATTCTTGTAATCTAAAGAGCAAAGGAGATCCGAACAAATCTTTTAAAAGTTCGACCTCAACACACCCTCTGCAAAAAGCATGGTTGCTGCCGAACAGATCTGAACGAATTTCAGATGCCACTCTTACAATATATATCACCAAATTGTCAAAGATCCTGCGGCTGACTTCGGGCTCCTTGCAAGGAAACCGTCCGATCAACCGTGGCCCTAACGGCCAGCCTGCTTTCCCAACTTCGCCCAGCCCTGCATTTATTAGATGCCGAGTGAACTCCGCTAAGTGAACAGGAGTCCCAGGAGCACTGCCTCCAGGGACTCTCATCCACTTCAGGGGAACTTCAAATCATAACAATTGCGGCCGACCTGTCAAAGGGGTAAATCGCCACAAATTGCGATTCCTCATCGAACGCAGAAGTTCAGGAGGAACGCGAATTCTAGAGATGTTCGGCAATTGTGCAAGGGGCTGGCTAGCCCATCTGGAAAGATTCTCAAACAGGGTGAAATTCCAGAGGTACTAACCCGGTCTAATCGCCAGAATTTGCCTCTTTTGAAGCCTTCTCGTTCCGTTGGAAAAATGCTCGTGCCCTCATACATAGCCAACCATTCACGAGAACTAGTAGAACGTGGACACCTAGATCAAACCAGAGAACGACCGACTGGGGCAGATTGAGACCACCGAGAAGGAGATCAAATATCGCATGAATCCCCATCATGAACCGGCCACCGGGGCCCGTCCACATGGAAGAGAGAGCTAAGGTAGCACCAATACAGAATGCTCGTTCATCGCCGTCACCAAAAAATAGCCCCGTAACGAACAGACTGGCCGCCACGATCCAGATTGCTCCGATCACCAACTGGGTCAGAGCCACGGGCAGGATCGCGGCAAAACCACATAGTATTGCAAACGCGGTCATTGCAATGAGCAATGTTTGCAGGCTGAAATGGAAACGAGAGTTTGAGACAGGCTGTTCGCTCACTGGGGAGCTCCTGATGAATCAGGGAGGCGAGTGGTGAATACTCCTATCTTAACAGCACCGCAGCTTAACACCACTCATGCGTAGCAGGCTCACTGAGTGTGCCTGCTACACTTGCCTAAGCCATCGCAACAGCTTCTTGGCTCGCACCGCTACCTTCGGTCACTCGATCAACCATGCTTTCTGAGGTGTCGTCAGTAGTGACACTTGCGGAAGCCTGCGTCATCTGGAGCGTTAGCTTCGTCGTTCCAAGTGGAATAGGGCAGTTCCCCAAGGCACTCCGCACCCGATTGCCAATGATGGTTGCCTCGCGTTTCGGGCTGCCAGGCAGCATGACGATGAATTCGCCACGTTCCAGTCGACCGAGCAGGTCCATTTCTCGGAGCCTTGTGCCGATGAATTGGCCAACGCTGTCGAGCACCAATTCAGTGACTGCTTCGCCATAGTCACGTTCTAACGCACTGTAGCCAATTACTTTCAAATACAAGACGGACAAATCAGCACCTGTACGATGACTCTCGGAAACTCGCCTTTGGAGTTCTGCCGAGAAGGCTTCCCGGTCTGGCAATTCCGCATGCTTATGGTCCATGGCAGCATTTCGACTGGCTGGCTGCGATGCGATCTGGTCGAAATCAGCAATAGGTAAACACCCTGCCCCATCATGCCAGAAGCTGCAATTGCGACCGGCACTCTTGGCACCGTAGGTAGCTTCGTCTGAGCGGCGCATCAAGCTAGCAGAATCATCCAGTTCAGTCGTCTCGGCTACTCCAATGCTGGCTGTCACGCTGAGCGACTTACCTTCGAAGCTGATTTTTGTGGCCTCTATAGCCTTTCGGACTCGCTCAGCGGCGATGCACGCGTTTTTGAGTGTTGTATTGGACATGATCAAGGCAAACTCTTCGCCGCCATAGCGGCAAGGGAGATCTGAAGCCTTGGCATTTTTCTTCAGCGTGGCAGCGACTTGCCTCAGCACTTCGTCCCCGGCAAGGTGACCATGCGAATCATTGAACTTCTTGAAATGATCGACATCGAAGAACAACAAGCTCGTTGGACGACCTTGCTGGCGAAACTCTTCGATTCCCTTTGCCAAGGCTTCGTCGAATGCCCCACGATTGGATAATTGAGTCAAGGAATCCAGCTTAGCTTGCGACTGCGTAGATTTGAGTTCTTCAGCTTGCGACTGGATCTTGCTCTCGGCATCTTCAAG contains:
- a CDS encoding diguanylate cyclase domain-containing protein, which translates into the protein MLLFGVSLNYVLLDASLAFTAFLVGLLGAYYFMGHGSSKGTNQLPAAAGMNPYDAERNAMAVQQLKDVATNVASDVGAHSQFVSGISQQLGSMDKTADDKDALIADALRQIMTANTKLQERLEDAESKIQSQAEELKSTQSQAKLDSLTQLSNRGAFDEALAKGIEEFRQQGRPTSLLFFDVDHFKKFNDSHGHLAGDEVLRQVAATLKKNAKASDLPCRYGGEEFALIMSNTTLKNACIAAERVRKAIEATKISFEGKSLSVTASIGVAETTELDDSASLMRRSDEATYGAKSAGRNCSFWHDGAGCLPIADFDQIASQPASRNAAMDHKHAELPDREAFSAELQRRVSESHRTGADLSVLYLKVIGYSALERDYGEAVTELVLDSVGQFIGTRLREMDLLGRLERGEFIVMLPGSPKREATIIGNRVRSALGNCPIPLGTTKLTLQMTQASASVTTDDTSESMVDRVTEGSGASQEAVAMA